The DNA sequence GGCGCAACTGTCGGTTTGCAATGAGGTGCTGTAGGCAATGTTGGCCGCCTCGGCGACGGCTTTTTCCTGGTTGACCTGGTCAGTGATGTTCGTGGCGAACTTCACCACTTTATACAGTCGCTCGTTGGCATCGACCACCGGGTTGTAGGATGCCTCCAGCCAGACCTCGCGACCGTTGCTGTCGATACGCTTGAAGCGTCCGGCCACGAACTCGCCGCTGTTCAGGCGCTGCCAAAACTGCTGATAGGCCACGCTGTTGTACTCTTCGGGCTCGCAAAACGTGCGGTGATGTTTGCCCTTGATCTGCGCCAGGCTGTAACCCATGGCATTGAGGAAGCGATCATTGGCCGTCAATACGTGGCCGCCCAGGTCGAATTCGATCACCGCCGTCGAACGCACCAACGCCCCGATGAGGTTTTCGTGCTCGCGAGAGCCCTCGATGGTGCGGGTCAGGTCGTTGGAATACATTGAAAAGTAGCGGATTCGCCCGTCCGCAGCCCGTACTGGCTGCAGGATCGACCGCAGCCAGGCTTCCTGGCCATTGCCTCGCACCAGGCGCACGGCGCCGGAGAAATGCTCACCACGGGTCAGCGCCGACTTGAAGCGAAGCTGGAACTCGTTGGATTTCAGGTAAGCCGGAACAAGATCCTCGACAGATCGGCCAATCAGGTCCTGGCTCTTGTAGTGCATTTCGTCGAGAAAATTCTGATTGACCGTTTGCACACGTCCATCGGCATCCAGCGTGAGTGCCAGCATTTCGCGGTCCAGGCTTTCTTTTACTTGCATGAGACTGGACAGTTCTTGGCGAAGAGCCGACAGCTCCTGCTTCAAGCGATTGTTGAACATGGGCATGCTCCGGCAGGCAGGAGAGACAAGTGGCTTGTTTCTTTGCCATCGGCACGGCATTTTTTTTCTGAAGAGCCCACGCGTCGGCCTGGAAAATAATCACGGGCGCGTTCGAACCCTGATAAGCCTCCCATGGTCACTGGATTGCTCTACTGTTGACGCTTGAAGCCTTGCCGCTACGCATACCCATAACCATAAAAACGAGGTAATTGCCGTGACCACCGACATCGAAGACAGCCGTTCCGCCCGATTTGCCTTGCGCTGCTCCAGTTTTGCCGAGCGCTGGTTCCCCGACTCCTGGGTGTTTGCCGCGCTGGCGGTGCTGGTGGTGGCGCTGGCGACGCAATTGATCGGCGCCACGCCCACGGCAGCGGCCATGGCGTTCGGCGATGGTTTCTGGAGCCTGATCCCGTTCACCATGCAAATGGCCTTCGTGGTGATCGGCGGTTACGTGGTCGCCAGTTCACCGCCGGCCGTCAAGCTGATTGATCGTCTGGCGCGTATCCCGAAGAACGGCCGCTCAGCAGTGGCCTGGGTGGCGCTGATCTCCATGGTCGCGTCGTTGCTCAACTGGGGCCTGTCGCTGGTGTTTGGCGGTTTGCTGGTACGGGCCCTCGCCCGTCGCACCGACCTGAAGATGGATTATCGCGCCGCCGGTGCCGCGGCTTACCTTGGCCTGGGTGCGGTGTGGGCCCTGGGGTTGTCTTCGTCGGCCGCGCAATTGCAGGCCAACCCGGCCAGCCTGCCGCCATCGATCCTGTCGATCACCGGCGTCATTCCTTTCACCCAAACCATTTTTCTCTGGCAGTCCGGAGTGATGTTGCTGGCGCTGATCGTCATCTCATTGATCATCGCCTACGCCACTGCACCTGGGCCTAACAGCGCCCGGGATGCCGCCGCCTGCGGGATCGATCCCAGTTTCAGCATGCCGGCACTGCAGCCACGTACCCGTCCCGGGGAATGGCTGGAACACAGCCCGCTGCTGACCATCGCCCTGGTGCTGCTGGCCGCCGGCTGGCTGTTCCACGAGTTCTCGACCAAACCGGCAATCAGCGCCATCTCCGGGCTCAATACCTACAACTTCCTGTTCCTGATGCTCGGTGCGTTGCTGCACTGGCGGCCGCGCAGTTTTCTGGATGCCGTGGCCCGTGCGGTGCCGACCACTACGGGCGTCTTGATCCAGTTCCCGCTGTACGGCTCGATCGCTGCGTTGCTGACCACGGTCAAGGGCAGCGACGCCCAGACACTGGCCCACCACATCTCGACCTTTTTCGTACAGATTGCGTCCCATGACACCTACGCCCTGTTGATGGGCGTTTATTCGGCGGTACTGGGCTTCTTCATTCCCTCCGGCGGGGGCAAGTGGATTATTGAAGCGCCCTACGTCATGCAGGTCGCCAACGACCTTAACTATCACCTGGGCTGGGCGGTACAGATCTATAACGCCGCCGAAGCGCTGCCGAACCTCATCAATCCGTTCTACATGCTGCCGTTGCTCGGCGTCCTGGGGCTGAAGGCCAGGGACCTGATCGGTTTCTCCTTCGTACAGTTGCTGGTGCATACGCCACTGGTGCTGGCATTGCTGTGGGCGCTGGGGAAGACATTGACTTATTTGCCGCCAGTGATGCCATAAAGCCATAAAAAAGGGCCGATATATCCGTCGGCCCACTTTTTCTTCGGCTCGGACTGTTTCAGTATGGCAACACCCTGTTTCGAGGGGCCCACACGCTGAAAAGGATCTGAGCATGTCCAAACTTGCCGTATTTTCTCTAGCCGCCCTGGCCTTCAGTGCCACCGCCCAAGCCGCCGACATCGACGTACAGCTGGGCAACACCGAACGCGTCACCCGCCT is a window from the Pseudomonas brassicacearum genome containing:
- a CDS encoding short-chain fatty acid transporter, yielding MTTDIEDSRSARFALRCSSFAERWFPDSWVFAALAVLVVALATQLIGATPTAAAMAFGDGFWSLIPFTMQMAFVVIGGYVVASSPPAVKLIDRLARIPKNGRSAVAWVALISMVASLLNWGLSLVFGGLLVRALARRTDLKMDYRAAGAAAYLGLGAVWALGLSSSAAQLQANPASLPPSILSITGVIPFTQTIFLWQSGVMLLALIVISLIIAYATAPGPNSARDAAACGIDPSFSMPALQPRTRPGEWLEHSPLLTIALVLLAAGWLFHEFSTKPAISAISGLNTYNFLFLMLGALLHWRPRSFLDAVARAVPTTTGVLIQFPLYGSIAALLTTVKGSDAQTLAHHISTFFVQIASHDTYALLMGVYSAVLGFFIPSGGGKWIIEAPYVMQVANDLNYHLGWAVQIYNAAEALPNLINPFYMLPLLGVLGLKARDLIGFSFVQLLVHTPLVLALLWALGKTLTYLPPVMP